A stretch of Paenibacillus mucilaginosus 3016 DNA encodes these proteins:
- a CDS encoding SRPBCC family protein, with product MDREALKYEFYIGAGVEEVWNAFISPEGTRKTFFGCVLQSTFEQGAPFQYVGPGQEGDETVHVYGTILNYEPLKEISYLEHPGASYQDNHAELESRVTFTLDTVGACTKLTLVNDGWTPGHPSYENAKSHWWMILSNIKTVAETGKALDFGW from the coding sequence ATGGACAGAGAAGCCCTGAAATACGAATTTTATATCGGAGCGGGAGTGGAGGAGGTCTGGAACGCCTTCATCTCACCGGAAGGAACTCGCAAGACTTTCTTCGGCTGTGTGCTGCAGTCCACCTTCGAGCAAGGAGCCCCGTTCCAGTACGTCGGGCCGGGCCAGGAGGGGGATGAGACGGTCCATGTCTATGGGACGATTCTGAACTACGAGCCGCTCAAGGAGATCAGCTACCTTGAGCATCCCGGTGCATCGTATCAGGACAACCATGCGGAACTCGAATCCAGGGTTACCTTCACGCTGGATACCGTCGGCGCTTGTACCAAACTGACGCTGGTCAACGACGGCTGGACCCCGGGTCATCCTTCATATGAGAATGCGAAGAGCCATTGGTGGATGATTCTCAGCAACATCAAGACGGTGGCCGAAACGGGAAAAGCTCTCGATTTCGGATGGTAG
- a CDS encoding AraC family transcriptional regulator encodes MNANIPWPSMGVLRMQEGSRRFRLTRHDPSEELAFFVKHYWVVRWDVSDGATYPQEVLPNPCVNLVVEREKSAIFGPSKQKFTYPLHGRGCVFGVKFKPGGFHPFSRRPAAHLADQPLAIGSVFGVNAGELEDAMLSEPEESRMIELAEALLRPKLPPRDEQVPFIGRIVDRIREDRSLTRVDQAADAFGLSVRGLQRLFHQYVGVTPKWVIQLYRLHNAAEAMEQSGPPDSLELSMELGYHDQAHFIKDFKAIVGRTPEQHAKGRIGREEAEKSS; translated from the coding sequence ATGAACGCAAATATTCCTTGGCCCAGTATGGGCGTACTGCGGATGCAGGAAGGCAGCCGCAGGTTCCGGCTTACACGCCATGACCCTTCAGAGGAGCTGGCCTTCTTCGTCAAGCACTATTGGGTGGTCCGCTGGGATGTGTCGGATGGGGCAACCTACCCGCAGGAAGTTCTCCCTAACCCTTGCGTCAACCTGGTCGTGGAAAGGGAGAAATCGGCCATCTTCGGGCCCTCGAAGCAAAAGTTCACTTATCCCCTCCATGGGCGGGGGTGTGTGTTTGGCGTGAAGTTCAAGCCGGGCGGCTTCCATCCCTTCTCGCGCCGGCCTGCAGCCCACCTCGCCGACCAGCCCTTGGCCATAGGTTCTGTGTTTGGCGTAAACGCCGGGGAGCTGGAAGACGCCATGCTCTCGGAGCCGGAGGAAAGCCGGATGATCGAGCTGGCCGAAGCGCTTCTGCGGCCGAAGCTCCCGCCGCGGGACGAGCAGGTTCCTTTCATCGGCCGGATTGTGGACCGGATCCGGGAGGACCGGAGCCTGACGAGAGTGGACCAAGCCGCGGATGCCTTCGGGCTCAGCGTCAGGGGACTGCAGCGGCTGTTCCATCAATATGTCGGCGTTACGCCGAAGTGGGTCATCCAGCTGTACCGGCTCCACAATGCAGCCGAGGCCATGGAGCAGAGCGGACCACCGGACAGCTTGGAGCTCTCCATGGAGCTGGGCTATCACGATCAGGCCCATTTTATCAAGGACTTCAAAGCCATCGTCGGCCGAACCCCGGAACAGCATGCCAAAGGAAGGATAGGACGGGAAGAAGCGGAGAAGTCGTCTTAG
- the efeO gene encoding iron uptake system protein EfeO: MLVTNKNSAWVTLLLGSSLLLSACGQSSAPAASGSAQKETAAKPAEAVPAADVQKEAIEKYRQYVIGQTDEFVKAADAFTKAVKAGDIETAKSLYAPSRMHFERIEPIAESLGDFDPWIDAREGDVPDNEWRGYHRLEKALWETKSVAGQDKVADQLLQDVKQLRVKVESVEIDTAMLVTGAVELLNEVSSSKVTGEEERYSHTDLYDFAANVEGAHEIYQVLKPAVENKDAALAGEINSRFKELDQALQPYRKDKGYVSYTELTPEQTKKLSQAVDALAEPLSKMGTVIGG; encoded by the coding sequence ATGTTGGTGACCAACAAGAATTCGGCTTGGGTTACTCTTCTGCTCGGCTCTTCCCTGCTTCTGTCGGCCTGCGGCCAGTCTTCGGCACCCGCCGCCTCGGGTTCAGCCCAGAAGGAGACGGCTGCCAAGCCTGCCGAGGCGGTACCGGCAGCGGATGTGCAGAAGGAAGCGATTGAGAAGTACCGCCAGTATGTCATCGGGCAGACCGATGAATTCGTCAAGGCGGCTGATGCGTTCACGAAAGCCGTCAAGGCCGGCGATATCGAGACCGCGAAGAGTCTGTATGCTCCAAGCCGCATGCACTTCGAACGGATTGAACCGATTGCCGAATCGCTCGGCGATTTCGATCCGTGGATCGATGCGCGCGAAGGCGATGTGCCGGACAACGAGTGGAGAGGCTACCACCGTCTGGAGAAAGCGCTCTGGGAGACGAAGTCGGTCGCCGGCCAGGACAAAGTGGCCGATCAGCTGCTGCAGGACGTGAAGCAGCTGCGGGTTAAGGTAGAGAGTGTCGAGATCGATACGGCGATGCTCGTTACCGGTGCGGTTGAGCTGCTTAACGAGGTTTCCTCAAGCAAGGTCACCGGTGAGGAAGAGCGCTACTCACACACCGATTTGTATGATTTTGCGGCCAATGTGGAGGGTGCCCATGAGATTTACCAGGTCCTGAAGCCGGCCGTAGAGAACAAGGACGCGGCGCTTGCGGGTGAGATCAATAGCCGGTTTAAGGAGCTGGATCAGGCGCTGCAGCCTTACCGTAAAGACAAGGGCTACGTATCTTACACTGAATTAACGCCTGAACAAACCAAGAAGCTGAGCCAGGCGGTGGATGCCCTGGCCGAACCATTGTCCAAAATGGGCACTGTGATCGGGGGATAA
- a CDS encoding amino acid permease, protein MNSSGGLQRTIGLPQAVALYIGAVLGSGILIVPGLAAEIAGPASLLAWGLMALLIFPLAWSMGLLSAQYPNAGGVSHFVTLAYGRRAGTLTGWFFLMSVPIGAPVAALTGAGYMTAALGWGEQAKIAIAAGMLVLALLVNYVGMKIAGQLQLIVVLAILAVLILAIAGAQPHIQAGNLTPFLPHGWVSVGQAAAILFWCFIGWEAVSHLSEEFQEPKKAAIQGVTAAALIVGVLYFLTAFAVVGTGSYRGAASDASLVWVILRLLGPAGAWISGITGIFICTATIIAYAGASSRLAYALAREGEAPRWMGGLSARFGTPTGGLGFLAITAAAVLTLYGSGAVSLAELIQFPNATFILTYLGGCAAGMKLLRGSRWGKRVSTLSFACTLTVFPFVGWAMLYPIVIVLVYWLVSRVRAAKASRSRSASQAS, encoded by the coding sequence ATGAACTCATCCGGCGGACTTCAGCGCACGATCGGCCTGCCGCAGGCCGTAGCTCTCTATATCGGTGCCGTCCTCGGCTCCGGCATCCTCATTGTTCCGGGATTGGCCGCAGAGATTGCAGGACCTGCATCTCTGCTGGCCTGGGGGCTGATGGCCCTGCTGATCTTCCCCCTCGCCTGGTCGATGGGACTCCTATCCGCCCAATATCCGAATGCCGGCGGAGTGTCGCACTTTGTTACCCTGGCCTACGGCAGAAGAGCAGGTACTCTGACCGGCTGGTTCTTCCTCATGTCGGTACCGATCGGAGCCCCCGTTGCCGCCTTGACCGGCGCGGGCTATATGACCGCAGCCTTGGGCTGGGGGGAGCAGGCCAAGATCGCCATCGCCGCCGGCATGCTGGTTCTGGCGCTGCTCGTCAACTATGTGGGGATGAAGATTGCCGGACAGCTGCAGCTGATCGTGGTTCTCGCCATTCTTGCCGTGCTGATTCTCGCCATCGCCGGGGCCCAGCCTCATATTCAAGCCGGTAATCTGACCCCCTTCCTCCCCCACGGCTGGGTCAGCGTAGGGCAGGCTGCGGCGATCCTCTTCTGGTGCTTTATCGGCTGGGAAGCCGTATCCCATCTGTCCGAGGAATTCCAAGAACCGAAGAAGGCCGCCATCCAAGGAGTCACGGCCGCCGCTCTGATCGTGGGAGTCCTGTATTTCCTGACCGCCTTCGCCGTCGTAGGAACGGGAAGCTACCGGGGTGCCGCCTCCGATGCCTCCCTGGTCTGGGTGATACTCCGGCTGCTGGGTCCCGCGGGCGCCTGGATCTCCGGCATCACCGGGATTTTCATCTGCACGGCCACGATCATCGCCTATGCGGGTGCCTCTTCCAGGCTTGCCTACGCATTGGCACGCGAAGGAGAGGCTCCGCGGTGGATGGGCGGCCTCTCCGCCAGATTCGGCACGCCCACGGGGGGACTCGGCTTCCTTGCAATCACGGCGGCCGCCGTCCTCACCCTGTACGGGAGCGGTGCCGTGTCGCTCGCGGAGCTCATCCAATTTCCGAACGCCACGTTCATCCTGACCTACCTCGGGGGCTGCGCCGCGGGAATGAAGCTGCTCCGGGGAAGCCGTTGGGGAAAACGCGTCAGCACGCTGTCCTTCGCCTGTACCTTAACCGTCTTCCCTTTCGTAGGCTGGGCTATGCTGTATCCGATAGTCATCGTCCTGGTCTACTGGCTGGTAAGCAGAGTGCGTGCAGCGAAAGCTTCCCGTTCCCGCTCCGCTTCCCAAGCCTCTTAG
- a CDS encoding FTR1 family iron permease — protein MRRCLLWLCMAALLLMPVSPLLAAEADGTAAGRSQQLIALASDALIGAGDRDWPAVSAAVGKLKAEWTALSPAASAEFKLVDEAFEAADRELGKPQKDDKAAYQAVSALVKAVDGYVSAGSGGAAMEKAHKQVQTALVPLLQKSLAAVKAGNSAQAKAAYTSFVSGWGKAESVIRQDNPKLYGSMEVKISGVRIALNTEPMDTAKAEGKLQELIGSLEAYASGSPDTAAEAAAADETLRSIGDLIALLDTVAADVQRQRSTEAASGMDRFISAWPALEGAVSTRSPEAYNRVETKMVEVPTLLLSTPPQWEQAAAALGALRSELEPYAEASSYTAWDAGVIIFREGLEAILIISALVAFLNRSGNRDKRGWIWSGAAAGLVFSVVMALVLTLMLSRLTAGGSRELIEGITGLIAVIFMVSIGAWLHSKSNLKSWNRFVEHSIGSSLAKGTLWSLFFTSFLSVMREGAETLIFYMGMASSIAAGDMLLGIGTALVLLAVIGFVIIRMSGRIPVRPFFLAASFLLYYLAFKFVGVSLHALQVTGHLSAHTSDGLVNLSWLGMYNSWETTIPQLGVLAVIVWNAVHTERRTGENSAQRAA, from the coding sequence ATGAGACGTTGCCTGCTGTGGTTGTGTATGGCGGCCTTGCTGCTGATGCCGGTCTCGCCCCTGCTGGCGGCGGAGGCGGATGGGACAGCCGCAGGCCGCAGCCAGCAGCTGATTGCCCTGGCGAGTGACGCGCTGATCGGGGCGGGAGACCGGGACTGGCCTGCGGTGTCCGCTGCTGTGGGTAAGCTGAAAGCGGAGTGGACCGCGCTGTCCCCGGCGGCTTCGGCGGAATTCAAGCTCGTGGACGAAGCGTTCGAGGCGGCCGATCGGGAGCTTGGGAAGCCGCAGAAGGACGATAAGGCGGCTTACCAGGCCGTCTCCGCACTCGTTAAGGCGGTTGACGGCTATGTCAGCGCCGGCAGCGGAGGCGCCGCAATGGAGAAGGCGCACAAGCAGGTGCAGACCGCGCTGGTTCCGCTGCTGCAGAAGAGCCTGGCTGCCGTGAAGGCAGGGAATTCGGCGCAGGCCAAGGCGGCCTATACCTCCTTCGTCAGCGGCTGGGGCAAGGCCGAGAGCGTGATCCGGCAGGACAATCCGAAGCTGTACGGCAGCATGGAAGTGAAGATCAGCGGCGTCCGCATTGCGCTGAACACCGAGCCGATGGACACCGCGAAGGCGGAAGGGAAGCTCCAAGAGCTGATCGGCAGCTTGGAGGCTTATGCTTCCGGCAGCCCGGATACGGCTGCTGAGGCCGCAGCCGCCGATGAAACCCTGAGGTCGATCGGGGACTTGATTGCCCTGCTGGATACCGTGGCTGCGGACGTACAGCGGCAGCGCAGCACTGAAGCGGCCTCCGGTATGGACCGCTTCATCTCGGCTTGGCCGGCGCTCGAGGGCGCGGTCAGCACCCGTTCTCCCGAGGCGTATAACCGGGTCGAGACGAAGATGGTCGAGGTACCGACCCTGCTGCTCTCCACCCCGCCCCAGTGGGAACAGGCGGCGGCAGCCCTGGGCGCGCTCCGGAGCGAACTGGAGCCCTACGCCGAGGCTTCCTCCTACACGGCGTGGGACGCCGGTGTGATTATATTCCGCGAAGGCCTGGAGGCCATTCTGATCATCTCTGCGCTCGTGGCGTTCCTGAACCGGTCGGGCAACCGCGACAAGCGGGGCTGGATCTGGTCCGGCGCTGCAGCGGGACTCGTGTTCTCCGTCGTCATGGCCCTGGTTCTGACTCTGATGCTGTCCCGGCTGACCGCCGGGGGCTCCCGTGAGCTGATCGAGGGGATCACAGGACTCATCGCCGTCATCTTCATGGTGTCGATCGGAGCCTGGCTGCACAGCAAATCGAATCTGAAGTCCTGGAACCGGTTCGTGGAGCATTCCATCGGCTCTTCGCTTGCCAAAGGAACGCTGTGGTCGCTCTTCTTCACGTCCTTCCTCTCTGTAATGCGGGAAGGGGCTGAGACGCTCATCTTCTACATGGGGATGGCCTCCAGCATCGCTGCCGGGGATATGCTGCTCGGCATCGGCACCGCCTTGGTTCTGCTGGCGGTCATCGGATTCGTCATCATCCGGATGAGCGGCCGCATCCCGGTGCGTCCGTTCTTCCTGGCGGCAAGCTTCCTGCTCTATTACCTGGCCTTCAAATTCGTCGGGGTTTCCCTTCACGCGCTGCAGGTCACGGGCCATTTGTCCGCTCACACATCGGATGGGCTGGTAAATCTGTCCTGGCTCGGCATGTACAACAGCTGGGAGACGACGATTCCGCAGCTGGGGGTGCTGGCCGTGATCGTTTGGAATGCGGTACACACAGAACGCCGGACCGGAGAGAATAGCGCCCAGCGAGCGGCTTGA
- the efeB gene encoding iron uptake transporter deferrochelatase/peroxidase subunit, which yields MSGSSKKDLFQKSFSRRDALKLAGAGGIGLLLGVGGIKAGALGEGMLAPAVPADGAKGKVVPFYGEHQAGIITPMQDFICMGAFDLTAKNLGEVRELFTRWTEAAARMSQGQGAGDNNSSPLVPPDDTGEAEGLNPSRTTITFGLGASFFDERYGLSGQRPAALVDLPRFKGDALLSEWSGGDVAVQVCADDPQVAFHAIRNLIRIARGKAVLRWLQEGFQRTGAADPQGSTPRNLLGFKDGTNNPDVQDAAAAKEIVWTEGGDHPSWMTGGSYLVMRRIRMRIEVWDRTTLGEQEATFGRHRATGAPLGGRTEFEPLDLAKKDAAGKPMIPADSHVALANMEGKVKILRRGYSYSNGIDLKTGQLDAGLLFLCYNRDPREQFIPMQMRLAAADKLNEYIVHVGSGLYACLPGVKPGGYIGSTLF from the coding sequence ATGAGCGGTTCATCGAAGAAAGACCTGTTTCAGAAGTCGTTTTCGCGCCGGGACGCTCTGAAGCTGGCCGGCGCAGGGGGCATCGGTCTTCTGCTCGGGGTCGGCGGCATCAAGGCGGGTGCCTTGGGCGAAGGGATGCTTGCTCCTGCGGTTCCTGCTGACGGAGCGAAGGGGAAGGTGGTCCCATTCTATGGAGAGCACCAGGCGGGGATCATTACGCCAATGCAGGATTTTATCTGCATGGGTGCGTTTGATTTGACGGCCAAGAACCTGGGGGAGGTCCGCGAGCTGTTCACGCGCTGGACCGAGGCCGCCGCCCGGATGTCGCAGGGACAAGGGGCCGGAGACAACAACAGCAGTCCGCTCGTACCGCCGGATGATACGGGTGAAGCGGAGGGGTTGAATCCCTCACGGACCACGATCACCTTCGGGCTCGGGGCTTCTTTCTTCGATGAGCGGTATGGGCTTTCGGGCCAGCGGCCGGCGGCGCTTGTTGACCTGCCCCGCTTCAAGGGGGACGCGCTGCTGAGCGAATGGTCCGGGGGCGATGTCGCCGTTCAGGTGTGCGCCGACGATCCGCAGGTGGCCTTCCACGCAATCCGCAACCTGATCCGCATCGCCAGAGGCAAGGCGGTTCTGCGCTGGCTGCAGGAGGGCTTCCAGCGCACGGGTGCCGCCGATCCGCAGGGATCGACACCCCGTAATCTGCTGGGCTTTAAGGACGGAACGAACAATCCTGATGTGCAGGATGCCGCTGCAGCGAAGGAGATCGTCTGGACCGAAGGCGGGGATCATCCCTCCTGGATGACCGGAGGAAGCTACCTTGTCATGAGGCGCATCCGAATGCGTATCGAGGTCTGGGACCGCACGACCCTCGGCGAGCAGGAGGCCACCTTTGGGCGCCACCGGGCGACCGGTGCTCCGCTGGGGGGCCGGACGGAATTCGAACCGCTTGATCTGGCGAAGAAGGATGCGGCGGGCAAGCCAATGATCCCGGCCGACTCCCATGTGGCTCTGGCGAACATGGAAGGGAAGGTCAAGATTCTCCGTAGAGGCTACTCTTACTCCAATGGGATCGACCTGAAGACGGGCCAGCTCGACGCAGGCCTGCTCTTTCTCTGTTACAACCGGGATCCGCGCGAGCAGTTTATCCCGATGCAGATGAGACTGGCGGCAGCGGATAAGCTGAACGAATACATCGTTCATGTGGGCAGCGGCCTGTATGCCTGCTTGCCCGGTGTGAAGCCGGGCGGCTACATCGGAAGTACTTTATTCTAG
- a CDS encoding LysR family transcriptional regulator — protein MESRYLFTFLVVVEMGSFTRAAAHLGYAQSSVTAQIQALEAELEAPLFDRIGKKILITDAGRRLLPYAQEISRLHTLAKDALRSDAELAGTLAIGAPESLAAFRLPEILREYRERYPKVKITLKPGVCWTLRDLTRSGELDLTFLLQPETEDKDLFIRTLVQERMALVAPPAHPLAASQRVEPLDLQGETILHTEPGCTYRAMFEQHLHHHGVFPDPDLEFYSIETIKNCVMSGLGLSFLPWITVRNEIREGKLAGLAWDDRPQRPATQIAYHTKKWRSPALHEFLALVDKHAERWRKELE, from the coding sequence ATGGAATCCCGATACTTGTTTACGTTTCTGGTCGTCGTGGAGATGGGCTCTTTCACCCGGGCTGCCGCCCATCTCGGGTATGCGCAGTCCAGTGTCACCGCGCAGATTCAGGCGCTGGAGGCCGAATTGGAGGCTCCGCTGTTCGACCGGATCGGCAAAAAGATTCTGATCACGGACGCGGGCCGGCGCCTGCTTCCCTATGCCCAGGAGATCTCAAGGCTGCATACGCTGGCGAAGGATGCGCTCCGTTCGGACGCCGAGCTGGCCGGTACGCTGGCGATCGGGGCTCCCGAATCGCTTGCCGCGTTCCGCCTGCCGGAGATTCTCAGGGAATACCGCGAGCGCTATCCTAAGGTGAAGATCACGCTGAAGCCGGGGGTCTGCTGGACGCTTCGGGACCTGACCCGCTCGGGAGAACTCGACCTGACGTTTTTGCTGCAGCCGGAGACCGAGGACAAGGATCTGTTCATCCGGACGCTGGTGCAGGAGAGGATGGCCCTGGTCGCTCCTCCCGCGCATCCCTTGGCTGCCAGCCAGCGGGTGGAGCCTCTGGACCTGCAGGGCGAAACGATTCTGCATACCGAGCCGGGCTGTACTTACCGGGCGATGTTCGAGCAGCACCTGCATCACCACGGTGTTTTCCCGGACCCCGATCTCGAGTTCTACAGCATCGAGACGATCAAGAACTGCGTGATGTCGGGGCTTGGGCTTTCCTTCCTGCCGTGGATTACGGTGAGAAATGAAATCCGCGAGGGCAAGCTCGCGGGACTCGCGTGGGACGACCGGCCGCAGCGGCCGGCCACCCAGATCGCTTATCATACAAAAAAGTGGCGGTCCCCGGCGCTTCATGAGTTTCTCGCTTTGGTGGATAAGCATGCGGAGCGGTGGCGTAAAGAGCTGGAATAA
- a CDS encoding inorganic phosphate transporter — protein MWVTWIAIGIALFFAANIGASGAAASMGVAYGSGAVSRKMAALSLVAVGVFLGAYLGGGEVVKTLGSGIIPPKLLTVELVIIILLSATLTLFGANLLGIPLSTSEVTVGAVVGVGIAYETVFVQKLLVIVSFWVILPVVAFTLAWGMGHVIRRLERRDARWRGEGEGWWTKGLMWLVLAAGFTEAFSAGMNNVANAVGPLVGAGLLGTEEGIFWGGLFVALGALVLGGKVLETNGKKITRMSLLQGTAISGTGGTLVIISSLYGIPVPLTQITTTAILGMGSAEHGFRLWQKGIVLKILKVWLVSPLLSMTVSFTLVKLFIEPAPYLIVVMVAVLISLIGLKSLYDTEQAERRAMNEEGAGI, from the coding sequence ATGTGGGTTACATGGATCGCGATTGGTATAGCTTTGTTCTTTGCCGCCAATATCGGAGCCAGCGGTGCGGCTGCCTCCATGGGCGTGGCTTACGGCAGCGGAGCGGTATCCCGGAAGATGGCGGCGCTGAGTCTTGTGGCCGTAGGTGTATTCCTGGGGGCCTATCTGGGTGGTGGAGAAGTAGTGAAGACTCTGGGGTCGGGAATCATTCCCCCGAAGCTGCTGACCGTTGAACTGGTTATTATCATCCTGCTCTCGGCGACGCTGACTCTCTTCGGAGCCAACCTGCTCGGCATCCCCTTGTCAACCAGTGAGGTGACCGTTGGGGCGGTCGTCGGGGTGGGCATTGCTTATGAGACGGTATTCGTCCAGAAGCTGCTTGTGATCGTATCGTTCTGGGTCATTCTTCCGGTGGTGGCATTCACGCTGGCCTGGGGGATGGGGCATGTGATCCGCAGACTGGAGCGACGGGATGCCAGGTGGAGGGGCGAGGGGGAAGGCTGGTGGACAAAAGGGCTGATGTGGCTGGTGCTGGCTGCCGGTTTTACGGAAGCGTTCTCGGCCGGTATGAACAACGTAGCCAATGCGGTGGGACCGCTGGTGGGAGCCGGCCTGCTCGGTACCGAGGAGGGGATATTCTGGGGCGGCCTGTTCGTTGCGCTGGGGGCCTTGGTGCTTGGGGGCAAGGTGCTGGAGACCAACGGCAAGAAGATTACCCGGATGTCGCTCCTGCAGGGAACGGCGATCTCCGGCACCGGCGGCACGCTCGTCATCATCTCCTCGCTGTACGGTATCCCTGTGCCGCTGACCCAGATTACGACGACGGCCATTCTGGGCATGGGCTCGGCCGAACACGGCTTCCGGCTGTGGCAGAAGGGCATTGTGCTTAAGATTCTTAAAGTATGGCTCGTTTCTCCTCTCCTGTCGATGACCGTTTCGTTCACCTTGGTGAAGCTATTCATCGAACCGGCGCCTTACCTGATCGTGGTCATGGTGGCGGTGCTGATCTCCTTGATCGGATTGAAGAGCCTGTACGATACGGAGCAAGCGGAAAGACGCGCGATGAACGAAGAAGGCGCGGGCATATAA